In Saccharomonospora marina XMU15, one genomic interval encodes:
- a CDS encoding Acg family FMN-binding oxidoreductase — translation MKHEWSAGETDVLARAVVRAPSVHNTQPWWLELPDGEALVFERRDLELPFHDALGRDRSISCGAAIANLDLGMRVLAQRPDVALLPDPGRPELVARLTVTRTVPPTDTDLHRYSAIARRRSYRHAFGDAELSDYDVKDLIAASSSEGVQVKVLRGGEDLTALAEVLEYAALTVARDRGYQRELTLWTIHDGAGPARSTGIADGTLPSSSLPWAGLVRPNTALPDRDTLAQRLERETVLVFLTPGDTRLDHLRTGIGMQHTWLAAVDMGLAGAVQTQPLHLSEARASFIEKLGLAGYPQLLMRVGHPAVSGLPQSPRQRAANLLNRLDS, via the coding sequence ATGAAGCACGAGTGGTCGGCGGGCGAGACAGATGTCCTGGCCAGGGCTGTGGTGCGCGCGCCGTCGGTGCACAACACGCAGCCGTGGTGGCTCGAGCTGCCCGACGGCGAGGCGCTGGTGTTCGAGCGCAGGGACCTCGAACTGCCCTTTCACGACGCGCTGGGCAGGGACCGCTCCATCTCGTGCGGCGCCGCGATCGCGAACCTCGACCTGGGGATGCGGGTGCTGGCGCAGCGCCCCGACGTCGCGCTGCTTCCCGACCCTGGGCGTCCGGAGCTGGTGGCCAGGCTCACCGTGACGCGGACGGTGCCTCCCACCGACACCGACCTGCACCGCTACTCCGCCATCGCGCGCAGGCGCAGCTACCGGCACGCGTTCGGTGACGCCGAGCTGTCCGACTACGACGTGAAGGACCTCATCGCCGCGTCCTCCTCCGAAGGCGTGCAGGTGAAGGTGTTGCGGGGCGGCGAGGACCTGACCGCGCTCGCCGAGGTGCTGGAGTACGCGGCGCTCACCGTCGCGCGCGACCGCGGCTACCAGCGCGAGCTGACGCTGTGGACCATCCACGACGGTGCCGGCCCCGCACGCTCGACAGGAATCGCCGACGGCACACTGCCGAGCTCGTCGCTGCCGTGGGCAGGGCTGGTGCGGCCCAATACCGCACTGCCGGACCGCGACACGCTGGCGCAGCGGTTGGAACGCGAGACGGTCCTGGTTTTCCTGACCCCCGGCGACACCCGGCTGGACCACCTGCGCACCGGGATCGGCATGCAACACACCTGGCTGGCGGCCGTGGACATGGGGCTGGCCGGCGCGGTGCAGACTCAGCCGCTGCACCTCAGCGAGGCACGGGCGAGCTTCATCGAGAAGCTCGGGCTGGCGGGCTACCCGCAACTGCTCATGCGGGTCGGGCACCCGGCGGTGTCGGGGCTGCCGCAGAGCCCGAGGCAGCGCGCGGCGAACCTGCTCAACCGCCTGGACAGCTGA
- a CDS encoding VOC family protein, translating into MPTIEFVTIEVADPAAAEGFYTAAFGGGSWLRLRGSQTPTTGFRGFTLSLVVSQPATVDNLVEGALDAGATALKPAAKSLWGYGAVVRAPDGTIWTVASSTKKHTGPGTRQIDEIVLQLGVADVAASRRYYADRGFAVARSYGRRYVELDTSPSPVKLALYRRRALAKVAAVSAEGTGSHRLVVGSDAGPFTDPDGFVWEAASH; encoded by the coding sequence ATGCCGACCATCGAGTTCGTCACGATCGAGGTGGCCGATCCGGCGGCGGCCGAGGGCTTCTACACCGCCGCCTTCGGTGGTGGCAGTTGGCTGCGCCTGCGGGGTTCGCAGACACCCACGACCGGATTCCGCGGTTTCACGCTGTCGCTCGTGGTGTCCCAACCGGCCACCGTCGACAACCTCGTCGAAGGCGCCCTCGACGCGGGTGCCACGGCGCTGAAACCCGCGGCGAAGTCGCTGTGGGGCTACGGCGCAGTCGTGCGAGCCCCGGACGGAACCATCTGGACGGTCGCGTCCTCGACGAAGAAGCACACCGGCCCCGGCACCCGGCAGATCGACGAGATCGTTCTCCAGCTGGGTGTCGCGGACGTCGCCGCGAGCAGGCGCTACTACGCCGACCGCGGTTTCGCCGTGGCCAGGAGCTACGGCCGCAGGTATGTCGAGCTGGACACCTCGCCGAGCCCCGTGAAACTGGCCCTCTACCGCCGGCGTGCCCTCGCCAAGGTCGCCGCCGTCTCCGCCGAAGGCACCGGATCGCACCGGCTCGTGGTCGGCAGCGATGCCGGGCCCTTCACCGACCCGGACGGGTTCGTCTGGGAGGCCGCATCGCACTGA
- a CDS encoding DUF1801 domain-containing protein, with amino-acid sequence MTDRMKDDGPTLLSGGNPRIPKGEGDGPVRDYIAAMPGWKRTVGQTLDDLVVRTVPEVHKAVKWNQPLYGRKGQGWFLSFRCYTHYVQLQFFRGTSLDPMPPKPSKHDEVRYLDIREDDELDRDQLRSWIEQAAELPGEKM; translated from the coding sequence ATGACCGATCGCATGAAGGACGACGGACCGACGCTGCTCTCCGGCGGCAACCCGCGGATCCCCAAGGGGGAGGGCGACGGCCCGGTGCGGGACTACATCGCCGCCATGCCCGGCTGGAAACGAACCGTCGGGCAGACTCTCGACGACCTCGTCGTCCGCACGGTCCCCGAGGTACACAAGGCCGTGAAATGGAACCAACCGCTCTACGGCCGCAAGGGCCAGGGCTGGTTCCTCTCGTTCCGCTGCTACACGCACTACGTGCAGCTGCAGTTCTTCCGAGGGACCTCGCTCGACCCCATGCCGCCGAAGCCGTCCAAGCACGACGAGGTGCGTTACCTCGACATCCGCGAGGACGACGAGCTGGACCGCGACCAACTGCGATCGTGGATCGAGCAGGCGGCCGAGCTGCCGGGGGAGAAGATGTGA
- a CDS encoding MarR family winged helix-turn-helix transcriptional regulator, with product MTAEPTGHDRLDYLSFVDFAVERTRQRLPAVDPGAMRLVLTLHRLTSALVYDLESAVHRPRGLSWPGFRVLFVLWLVGPLESKRVAELSGMSRAAVSALVNTLQRAGLVERGQAERDRRVVLLRLTPEGEDTISNDYLAHNERERSWAAALSPAERDTLVALLEKLMAGSAAAEAKRRF from the coding sequence ATGACCGCCGAGCCGACCGGGCACGACCGACTCGACTACCTCTCGTTCGTCGACTTCGCGGTGGAGCGCACTCGGCAGCGGCTGCCCGCCGTCGACCCCGGCGCGATGCGGCTCGTGCTGACCCTGCACCGCTTGACCAGTGCGCTGGTGTACGACCTCGAGTCGGCCGTGCACCGGCCGAGGGGGCTGAGCTGGCCGGGGTTTCGGGTGCTGTTCGTGCTGTGGCTGGTGGGCCCGCTGGAGTCCAAGCGGGTGGCCGAACTGTCCGGAATGAGCCGCGCCGCCGTGTCCGCGCTGGTCAACACGCTGCAACGGGCCGGACTCGTCGAACGTGGGCAGGCCGAACGCGACCGGCGCGTGGTGCTGCTGCGGCTCACGCCCGAGGGCGAGGACACGATCTCCAACGACTATCTGGCCCACAACGAACGCGAGCGGTCGTGGGCGGCGGCGCTGAGCCCGGCAGAACGCGACACGCTGGTCGCGCTGCTGGAGAAGCTGATGGCCGGTTCCGCCGCGGCGGAGGCCAAGCGCCGCTTCTAG